One stretch of Amycolatopsis sp. NBC_00345 DNA includes these proteins:
- a CDS encoding DUF485 domain-containing protein produces MPDEDTEPEPDWEQIQASPEFALLRRQVRAFVFPMAALFLGWYLLYVLLAAYAHGFMSIRLWGQVTVGLVMGLLQFVSTFLITWLYVRYAARRLDPLAGRIRADAELH; encoded by the coding sequence ATGCCGGATGAGGACACCGAGCCGGAGCCGGACTGGGAGCAGATCCAGGCCAGTCCGGAGTTCGCCCTGCTCCGCCGTCAGGTGCGCGCGTTCGTGTTCCCGATGGCGGCGCTGTTCCTCGGCTGGTACCTGCTGTATGTGCTGCTGGCGGCGTATGCGCACGGGTTCATGAGCATCCGGTTGTGGGGCCAGGTGACGGTCGGGCTGGTGATGGGGCTGCTGCAGTTCGTGTCGACGTTCCTGATCACCTGGCTGTACGTCCGCTACGCCGCTCGCCGCCTGGACCCGCTGGCCGGCCGCATCCGCGCCGACGCCGAGCTGCACTGA
- a CDS encoding rhodanese-like domain-containing protein, whose product MVSPAELPTAEVRDLPKDVVTLLDVREDDEWAAGHAPGAKHIPLGELPTRVAELAELPDDQPVYVICHTGVRSARAAAWLNATGWDAVNVAGGMDSWAREGRPMTTDLPDTTPKVL is encoded by the coding sequence GTGGTGAGCCCTGCTGAACTGCCGACCGCCGAGGTCCGTGACCTGCCGAAGGACGTCGTGACCCTGCTGGACGTCCGCGAGGACGACGAATGGGCCGCCGGCCACGCCCCCGGCGCCAAACACATCCCGCTCGGCGAGCTCCCCACCCGAGTCGCCGAACTCGCCGAACTCCCCGACGACCAGCCCGTGTACGTCATCTGCCACACCGGCGTCCGCTCCGCCCGCGCGGCCGCCTGGCTGAACGCCACCGGCTGGGACGCGGTCAACGTCGCCGGCGGCATGGACTCCTGGGCCCGCGAAGGCCGCCCCATGACCACCGACCTCCCCGACACGACCCCCAAAGTCCTCTGA
- a CDS encoding long-chain-fatty-acid--CoA ligase, with protein MYLTQTLHQALQQRPDQPMTVFGDRVRTVAEVADRVARLAGALRGLGIDSGDRVAILSLNSDRYHEYLLATPWADAVLNPVNVRWSAAEIAYALEESETRILLVDDTFVPMVPQLREKFPGLSTVVHLGDGAAPGGMLSYEELIAAAEPIEDARRGGDELLGLYYTGGTTGTPKGVMLSHRNLFTSAIGSLATGTFHTPGGRLLHSAPMFHLADGASWASGQLVGATQVMVPSFTPIGVLEAISREQITDALLVPTMIQLLVDHPDAPKYDLSSMKHVVYGASPISEAVLERARKTFPDAEFTQAYGMTELSPVATLLLPADHENPSLRRSAGRAAPHSEVRIVDPDDNEVPRHTVGEVVSRGDHVMLGYWNRPEETATVLRGGWMHTGDGGYMDENGYVFVVDRIKDMIVSGGENVYSAEVENALAKHPAVAACAVIGVPDDRWGERVHAVVVLLDGQRADDAELRDFCREAIAGYKVPRSFEFAEALPMSGAGKILKRELRRQHWGERKQVN; from the coding sequence ATGTACCTCACGCAGACGTTGCACCAGGCCCTGCAGCAGCGCCCGGACCAGCCGATGACGGTGTTCGGCGACCGCGTGCGCACGGTCGCCGAGGTGGCGGACCGCGTGGCCCGGCTGGCCGGCGCGCTGCGCGGGCTGGGCATCGATTCCGGCGACCGCGTCGCCATCCTCTCCCTCAACTCGGACCGCTACCACGAGTACCTGCTGGCCACGCCGTGGGCGGACGCGGTGCTGAACCCGGTCAACGTCCGGTGGAGCGCCGCGGAGATCGCGTACGCGCTGGAGGAGTCCGAGACGCGGATCCTGCTCGTGGACGACACCTTCGTCCCGATGGTCCCGCAGCTGCGGGAGAAGTTCCCCGGACTGTCCACAGTGGTCCATCTCGGCGACGGCGCCGCGCCCGGCGGGATGCTCTCCTACGAGGAGCTGATCGCCGCCGCCGAGCCCATCGAGGACGCCCGGCGCGGCGGCGACGAGCTGCTCGGCCTCTACTACACCGGCGGCACCACGGGCACCCCCAAGGGCGTGATGCTCAGCCACCGCAACCTGTTCACGTCCGCGATCGGCAGCCTCGCCACCGGCACGTTCCACACGCCGGGCGGACGGTTGCTGCACTCCGCGCCGATGTTCCACCTGGCCGACGGCGCGTCGTGGGCCTCGGGCCAGCTGGTCGGCGCGACGCAGGTGATGGTCCCGTCGTTCACGCCGATCGGCGTGCTCGAAGCCATCAGCCGCGAGCAGATCACCGACGCGCTGCTGGTGCCCACCATGATCCAGCTGCTCGTGGACCACCCCGACGCGCCGAAGTACGACCTGTCTTCGATGAAACACGTGGTCTACGGCGCGTCGCCGATCTCCGAGGCGGTGCTGGAACGCGCGCGCAAGACGTTCCCGGACGCGGAGTTCACCCAGGCGTACGGGATGACGGAGCTTTCGCCCGTCGCCACGCTGCTGCTGCCAGCCGACCACGAGAACCCGTCGCTGCGCCGTTCCGCCGGACGGGCCGCGCCGCACTCCGAAGTGCGGATCGTCGACCCGGACGACAACGAGGTGCCGCGCCACACCGTCGGCGAGGTGGTCAGCCGCGGCGACCACGTGATGCTCGGCTACTGGAACCGCCCCGAGGAGACGGCGACCGTGTTGCGCGGCGGCTGGATGCACACCGGCGACGGCGGCTACATGGACGAGAACGGCTACGTCTTCGTGGTCGACCGGATCAAGGACATGATCGTCTCCGGCGGCGAGAACGTGTACTCCGCCGAGGTGGAGAACGCGCTGGCCAAGCATCCGGCGGTGGCCGCGTGCGCGGTGATCGGCGTGCCCGACGACCGGTGGGGCGAGCGCGTGCACGCCGTGGTCGTGCTGCTGGACGGGCAGCGGGCCGACGACGCCGAGCTGCGTGACTTCTGCCGGGAGGCGATCGCCGGGTACAAGGTGCCGCGTAGTTTCGAGTTCGCCGAGGCGCTGCCCATGTCGGGCGCGGGCAAGATCCTCAAGCGGGAGCTGCGCCGGCAGCACTGGGGCGAGCGCAAGCAGGTGAACTGA
- a CDS encoding LytR/AlgR family response regulator transcription factor, protein MRFTVSAHDDTRKLIVLAVDDEPNGLAMLTERLENNPYVARVFKALDASDALRLFSHDDPELVARRAQGRPTVDAVFADIDMPGLSGMEMSRVITAMTPSPVLVFVTGHAEEAVNAFDLGAVDYVLKPFQQDRLDRAVARVREKLTVAAGPPPGQGPGEPVKNDDEVIPVELAGTTKLIPRSSVRWVEAQGDYARLFTTEGSHLVRIPLAQLEERWEKAGFVRIHRSFLVALPLITELRMGQGGYQVVIGNEEKVLPVSRRHTRALKDRLVGSGRGG, encoded by the coding sequence ATGCGATTCACTGTGAGTGCTCACGACGACACCCGGAAGCTCATCGTCCTGGCGGTGGACGACGAGCCGAACGGCCTGGCCATGCTGACCGAACGTCTCGAGAACAACCCGTACGTCGCCCGGGTCTTCAAGGCGCTGGACGCCTCCGACGCGCTGCGCCTGTTCTCGCACGACGACCCGGAACTGGTGGCCCGGCGCGCCCAGGGCCGCCCGACCGTCGACGCTGTGTTCGCCGACATCGATATGCCCGGTCTGTCCGGGATGGAGATGTCGCGCGTGATCACGGCGATGACCCCGTCGCCGGTGCTGGTGTTCGTCACCGGCCACGCCGAGGAGGCCGTGAACGCGTTCGACCTCGGCGCCGTCGACTACGTGCTCAAGCCGTTCCAGCAGGACCGGCTCGACCGCGCGGTCGCCCGCGTGCGCGAGAAGCTGACCGTGGCCGCCGGCCCGCCGCCCGGGCAGGGGCCGGGCGAGCCGGTGAAGAACGACGACGAGGTGATCCCCGTCGAGCTCGCGGGCACCACGAAGCTGATCCCGCGCTCGTCGGTCCGCTGGGTGGAGGCGCAGGGCGACTACGCCCGGCTGTTCACCACCGAGGGCAGCCACCTGGTCCGCATCCCGCTCGCCCAGCTCGAGGAACGCTGGGAGAAAGCCGGGTTCGTCCGGATCCACCGGTCGTTCCTGGTCGCGCTGCCGCTGATCACGGAGCTGCGCATGGGGCAGGGCGGCTACCAGGTCGTGATCGGCAACGAGGAGAAGGTGCTGCCGGTCAGCCGGCGGCACACCCGCGCGCTGAAGGACCGGCTGGTCGGCTCCGGCCGGGGCGGCTAG
- a CDS encoding TetR/AcrR family transcriptional regulator, giving the protein MAVPTSPPRGTRPRNRRALIVAAAGDLFVRDGYSRVAMSDIAEAVAIGPSALYRHFRGKQELLGAVVLDAFTTIREAVDGSADVCGTLADTVLDHRGLGVLWQRECRHLDPDEREKLVAPLVGLASWLAGVLRDRRRELTAEESGLLAWTVLGALMSVSFQRVELPREEYVGLLREVVTAVVDVDLSGAPAAVASAAVVSASSGPDSDSRREVLLDAAIRLFAERGFDGVAIEEIGAAAGIAGPSIYHHFASKHELLLTAMLDGAEQLNLGLAKALEQPSPDAALRELLGSYVGYSLTHHAVVEVLVAEVAHAPERHRMRQAQHDYIAAWVRLLRETRPDMGPQEARVRVQAVLTVVNDVSRTPHLRALPGIDGRLRTLGVTLLAL; this is encoded by the coding sequence ATGGCCGTGCCGACCTCGCCCCCGAGGGGGACCAGGCCGCGCAACCGCCGCGCGCTGATCGTCGCGGCGGCCGGGGACCTGTTCGTGCGCGACGGCTATTCGCGGGTGGCGATGAGCGACATCGCCGAGGCCGTCGCGATCGGGCCGTCCGCGCTGTACCGGCACTTCCGGGGTAAGCAGGAGCTGCTCGGGGCCGTGGTGCTCGACGCGTTCACCACCATCCGCGAGGCGGTCGACGGCTCGGCCGACGTCTGCGGCACGCTCGCCGACACCGTCCTCGACCACCGCGGCCTCGGCGTGCTGTGGCAGCGCGAATGCCGGCACCTGGACCCGGACGAGCGGGAGAAGCTGGTCGCGCCGCTCGTCGGCCTGGCCTCCTGGCTCGCGGGCGTGCTGCGCGACCGGCGGCGCGAGCTGACGGCCGAGGAGTCGGGCCTGCTGGCGTGGACCGTGCTCGGCGCGTTGATGAGCGTCTCGTTCCAGCGCGTGGAGCTGCCGCGTGAGGAGTACGTGGGCCTGCTGCGGGAGGTGGTCACGGCCGTGGTCGACGTGGACCTGTCCGGAGCGCCGGCCGCGGTGGCTTCAGCGGCTGTGGTCTCGGCGAGCTCCGGCCCTGATTCGGACTCCCGCCGCGAGGTGCTGCTCGACGCCGCGATCCGGCTGTTCGCCGAGCGCGGGTTCGACGGCGTCGCGATCGAGGAGATCGGCGCGGCCGCGGGCATCGCCGGCCCGAGCATCTACCACCACTTCGCGAGCAAGCACGAGCTGCTGCTCACCGCGATGCTCGACGGCGCCGAGCAGCTCAACCTCGGGCTGGCGAAGGCGCTCGAACAGCCTTCGCCGGACGCCGCGCTACGGGAGCTGCTCGGCTCGTACGTCGGCTACTCCCTGACACACCACGCTGTCGTCGAGGTGCTCGTGGCGGAGGTGGCGCACGCGCCCGAGCGTCACCGGATGCGGCAGGCACAGCACGACTACATCGCCGCGTGGGTGCGGCTGCTGCGCGAAACCCGTCCTGACATGGGGCCGCAGGAGGCGCGCGTACGCGTGCAGGCCGTGCTGACGGTGGTCAACGACGTGAGCCGGACCCCGCACCTGCGCGCACTGCCCGGGATCGACGGGCGCCTGCGCACACTCGGGGTAACTCTGTTGGCCCTGTGA
- a CDS encoding DUF4328 domain-containing protein: MRWVASPPPGAWPRRRAVAVEPYSGPPSYPVPPRWGFPNLVWRRPTAVPGTASSEVRPIDRIPVLARSLGTILWTFAVLAVVAAGSEIWRYVLLVQSRDSALNTSVVAYSDAVVVTAGLLTTILSLLPAGLSVWWLLVARHAAADESGDDPPRPVWQVLVGVLVPVANLPLALSVVGELEHAVLRRPRDARPKPSRLVLAWWGAWLVNWILLAVTIVWRLRPGVQAMADSVVLVAITDLTAAGLAIITWLLVRRFSHLLMPIAPDRLRNLRVLKIDGAPEPELHTTRPVGAAR; encoded by the coding sequence TTGCGCTGGGTCGCGTCGCCGCCGCCGGGGGCGTGGCCGCGGCGGCGGGCGGTGGCCGTCGAGCCGTACAGCGGGCCGCCGTCGTACCCCGTGCCCCCGCGCTGGGGCTTCCCGAACCTCGTGTGGCGCCGCCCGACGGCCGTGCCCGGCACAGCGTCCAGCGAGGTGCGGCCCATCGACCGCATCCCGGTCCTCGCACGGAGCCTTGGCACGATCCTGTGGACGTTCGCGGTGCTGGCCGTCGTGGCCGCGGGCTCGGAGATCTGGCGGTACGTCCTGCTGGTCCAGAGCCGTGATTCCGCGTTGAACACGTCCGTCGTCGCGTACTCCGACGCCGTCGTCGTCACCGCGGGGCTGCTCACCACGATCCTGTCGCTGCTGCCGGCGGGCCTGTCGGTGTGGTGGCTGCTCGTCGCACGCCACGCCGCCGCCGACGAATCCGGCGACGACCCGCCGCGGCCCGTCTGGCAGGTACTCGTGGGGGTGCTGGTGCCGGTGGCGAACCTGCCGCTCGCGCTCTCCGTGGTCGGCGAACTGGAGCACGCCGTGCTGCGCCGTCCGCGAGACGCCCGCCCGAAACCGTCGCGGCTCGTGCTCGCCTGGTGGGGCGCCTGGCTGGTGAACTGGATCTTGCTCGCCGTGACGATCGTCTGGCGGCTCCGCCCGGGCGTCCAGGCGATGGCCGACAGCGTCGTCCTCGTCGCGATCACCGATCTCACCGCCGCTGGGCTGGCGATCATCACGTGGCTGCTGGTCCGCCGCTTCTCCCACCTCTTGATGCCCATCGCGCCAGACCGCCTCCGCAACCTGCGCGTTCTCAAGATCGACGGCGCCCCGGAGCCCGAGCTGCACACCACCCGCCCGGTCGGCGCAGCTCGCTAG
- a CDS encoding SDR family NAD(P)-dependent oxidoreductase, translating to MGKLDGKVALVSGSGRGIGREIALKLAGDGAAVVVNDLDDGPAKETVAAIEESGGRALACTGSVTETGFAERFVQTAVDGFGGLDVIVNNAGYTWDSVVQKMTDEQWDAILDVHLKAPFRILRAAQPVISAAVKRAKSDGGPVPCRKVVNISSIAGLDGNAGQANYAAAKAGVTGLTKTLAKEWGRYNVTVNTVAFGLIRTRLTETSADTGGTIDVQGREIRVGVNPDLLAQLEQSVPLGRAGTPAEAAGAVYLLCQPESDYVSGQTLVCAGGF from the coding sequence ATGGGCAAGCTGGACGGGAAGGTCGCGCTGGTCTCCGGCTCGGGCCGCGGCATCGGCCGGGAGATCGCGCTCAAGCTGGCCGGCGACGGCGCGGCCGTGGTGGTGAACGACCTCGACGACGGCCCGGCGAAGGAAACCGTTGCCGCCATTGAGGAATCCGGCGGCCGCGCGCTCGCCTGCACCGGCAGCGTCACCGAGACGGGCTTCGCCGAGCGCTTCGTGCAGACGGCCGTCGACGGCTTCGGCGGCCTCGACGTGATCGTCAACAACGCCGGCTACACCTGGGATTCGGTGGTCCAGAAGATGACCGACGAGCAGTGGGACGCGATCCTCGACGTGCACCTCAAGGCGCCGTTCCGCATCCTGCGCGCGGCCCAGCCGGTGATCTCGGCGGCGGTGAAGCGCGCGAAGTCCGACGGCGGGCCCGTGCCGTGCCGCAAGGTCGTGAACATCTCCTCGATCGCCGGGCTCGACGGCAACGCCGGCCAGGCGAACTACGCGGCCGCCAAGGCGGGCGTCACGGGGCTGACGAAAACGCTGGCCAAGGAGTGGGGCCGCTACAACGTCACCGTCAACACTGTCGCGTTCGGACTGATCCGCACGCGGCTCACCGAGACCAGCGCAGACACCGGCGGCACGATCGACGTCCAGGGCCGGGAGATCCGCGTCGGCGTGAACCCGGACCTGCTGGCTCAGCTGGAGCAGTCCGTCCCGCTCGGCCGCGCGGGCACGCCCGCCGAGGCGGCCGGCGCGGTCTACCTGTTGTGCCAACCCGAATCCGACTACGTCAGCGGCCAGACGCTCGTCTGTGCCGGAGGGTTCTGA
- a CDS encoding MFS transporter, producing MTTRRADAHLWRLGGVLIMGAVLSILDATIVSVGIGSIAHDLGSSITTVQWVSSAYLLAASLTIPLSGWLTDRFGGKNVWVGAVALFTAGTLLCGFAWSAPALILFRVLHGLGGGLMQPVGQALFAQAAGPKLGRMIGVITLPATVAPVLGPLLGGVLVQGLGWRWLFFGIVPLGVATLVLALRLLPSAEPIETHELARVGARDPAVPAGSAVDVHAGRAVSAASAVDVKPGQVASAGSAVQTGSAASAGSAVTVGPAVQVRPAMSAGPDATQCEVRRDPLDVRGLLLLSPGLGALGYGLGDGSGVFAIVGAVLLVAYGLYARTARAPLLDLKLFSHKEFAVASASTFLLGASLYSSMLLLPLYYEQVEHTSALTAGLLLAPQAFGSAVVLLAGGKLLVRFGPRTMMLAGVGLSLLGTIAFTQLGDGPSPLLLAMSLLVRGLGLGATTTPGMTMLYSSLDRSRIPRAASAINVVNRIGGSLGTALLVAVLHSEPGGAGAFGTTFTWALGLSVLSLVPAVFFPKGVRK from the coding sequence ATGACCACTCGTCGCGCCGACGCTCACCTGTGGCGCCTGGGCGGTGTGCTGATCATGGGCGCGGTGCTGTCGATCCTCGACGCGACGATCGTCTCCGTCGGGATCGGCTCGATCGCCCACGACCTGGGTAGCTCGATCACCACGGTGCAGTGGGTTTCGAGCGCCTACCTGCTGGCCGCGTCGCTCACGATCCCGCTGTCCGGTTGGCTCACGGACCGCTTCGGCGGCAAGAACGTCTGGGTCGGTGCGGTCGCGTTGTTCACCGCGGGCACGTTGTTGTGCGGTTTCGCGTGGTCGGCGCCGGCGCTGATCCTGTTCCGCGTCCTGCACGGGCTGGGCGGCGGGCTGATGCAGCCGGTCGGCCAGGCACTGTTCGCGCAGGCCGCGGGGCCGAAGCTGGGCCGGATGATCGGCGTAATCACGTTGCCGGCCACCGTGGCGCCCGTCCTCGGCCCGCTACTCGGCGGCGTGCTGGTGCAGGGCCTCGGCTGGCGGTGGCTGTTCTTCGGCATCGTGCCGCTCGGCGTCGCCACGCTCGTCCTCGCGCTCCGTCTCCTGCCATCGGCCGAACCGATCGAGACTCACGAGCTGGCCCGCGTCGGCGCTCGCGATCCGGCTGTACCGGCGGGATCGGCTGTGGATGTGCACGCGGGGCGGGCAGTGTCGGCGGCATCGGCTGTGGATGTGAAACCGGGACAGGTGGCGTCGGCGGGATCGGCCGTTCAGACGGGATCGGCTGCGTCGGCGGGCTCGGCTGTGACTGTGGGACCGGCTGTGCAGGTGAGACCGGCCATGTCGGCGGGGCCGGATGCGACCCAATGCGAGGTCAGGCGCGATCCGCTCGACGTCCGTGGCCTGCTGCTCCTCTCGCCCGGCCTCGGCGCACTCGGCTACGGCCTGGGTGACGGTAGCGGCGTCTTCGCGATCGTTGGTGCCGTTCTCCTCGTTGCATACGGTCTGTATGCGCGAACCGCCCGTGCCCCGCTGCTTGACCTGAAGTTGTTTTCCCACAAGGAATTCGCCGTCGCGAGTGCGAGCACGTTCCTGCTCGGCGCGTCGCTGTACAGCTCGATGCTGCTGCTCCCGCTGTACTACGAGCAGGTCGAGCACACGAGCGCCCTCACTGCCGGGCTGCTGCTCGCACCGCAGGCGTTCGGTTCGGCTGTGGTGTTGCTCGCGGGTGGCAAGCTGCTCGTTAGGTTCGGCCCACGCACGATGATGCTGGCTGGTGTCGGGCTGTCGCTGCTGGGGACGATCGCGTTCACACAGCTCGGAGATGGGCCGAGCCCACTGTTACTCGCGATGTCACTGCTGGTCCGTGGGCTGGGCCTCGGCGCGACGACCACGCCCGGCATGACGATGCTCTACAGCTCCCTCGACCGCAGCCGCATCCCACGCGCGGCGAGCGCGATCAACGTCGTCAACCGCATCGGCGGGTCGTTGGGGACCGCGCTCCTTGTCGCGGTCCTGCACTCCGAGCCGGGCGGCGCCGGCGCGTTCGGCACCACGTTCACCTGGGCGCTCGGGCTCTCCGTGCTGAGCCTCGTGCCCGCCGTCTTCTTCCCGAAGGGAGTGCGGAAATGA
- a CDS encoding sodium/solute symporter — translation MQLNPWALTGVVLVALATYYLGHRSSRSATTTHDFLVARRTVRSRRNAAAISGEYLSAASFLGVAGIVLKEGVDATWYPIGFTAGYLALMLFVAAPLRRSGAYTLPDFVEARLGSIGLRRFSTAFVVFIGILYMVPQLQGAGLTLASILPVPMWAGAVVVTVLVAVNVMAGGMRAITVVQAFQYWLKLFAISVPTFVLCLVFFTGGGPAGVRSLGAPAPPVFTADTKVSVQADVTVKVTTETYFHAYGRIDDGPAGGVARWSPLVPHKVSEGTTLEFAAGTPVPVISDAAASNDAWLHPASGNLTDLLQTYSLIFALFLGTMGLPHVLVRFYTNPDGKAARRTTVHVLLLLGLFYLFPTMLGALSRMYVPQLLVTGNADAAVLMLPTALLPGVSGQILAAVVAAGAFAAFLSSSSGLLVSVSGVVSTDLLPGRVKDFRVGTAIVAVCPLALVFLLRTEDISLSIGMTFALAASTFSPLLLLGVWWRKLSWPGALAGMVVGGGLVLAALGINIASEYTGNWAPWYTIQPALITVPAAFLTTYVVSRLTRYGRPELVNDIMLRLHAPDPLGLMQDRAVARFGQADDKARAARGRHRK, via the coding sequence GTGCAGCTGAACCCGTGGGCCTTGACCGGCGTAGTGCTGGTCGCTTTGGCGACCTACTACCTCGGGCACCGCTCCTCGCGTTCGGCCACCACCACCCACGACTTCCTCGTCGCCCGCCGCACGGTGCGCTCGCGCCGCAACGCCGCCGCCATCTCGGGCGAGTACCTGTCCGCGGCGTCGTTCCTCGGCGTCGCCGGGATCGTGCTCAAGGAGGGCGTCGACGCGACCTGGTACCCGATCGGCTTCACCGCCGGGTACCTCGCGCTGATGCTGTTCGTCGCCGCGCCGCTGCGCCGCTCGGGCGCGTACACGCTGCCGGACTTCGTCGAGGCGCGGCTGGGCTCGATCGGGCTGCGCCGGTTCTCGACGGCGTTCGTGGTGTTCATCGGGATCCTGTACATGGTCCCGCAGCTGCAGGGCGCCGGGCTGACGCTCGCCTCGATCCTGCCCGTGCCGATGTGGGCCGGCGCGGTCGTGGTGACGGTGCTGGTCGCGGTCAACGTGATGGCGGGCGGCATGCGCGCGATCACCGTCGTGCAGGCGTTCCAGTACTGGCTCAAGCTGTTCGCGATCTCGGTGCCGACGTTCGTGCTGTGCCTGGTCTTCTTCACCGGCGGCGGCCCCGCCGGCGTGCGCTCGCTGGGCGCGCCCGCGCCGCCGGTGTTCACCGCGGACACCAAGGTCTCGGTGCAGGCCGACGTCACCGTGAAGGTGACCACGGAGACGTACTTCCACGCCTACGGCCGCATCGACGACGGCCCGGCGGGCGGGGTGGCGCGCTGGTCGCCGCTGGTCCCGCACAAGGTCTCCGAGGGCACCACGCTGGAGTTCGCGGCGGGCACCCCGGTGCCGGTGATCAGCGACGCGGCCGCGTCGAACGACGCCTGGCTGCACCCGGCGTCCGGCAACCTCACCGACCTGCTGCAGACGTACTCGCTGATCTTCGCGCTGTTCCTCGGCACCATGGGCCTGCCGCACGTGCTGGTCCGCTTCTACACCAACCCGGACGGCAAGGCCGCGCGCCGCACCACCGTGCACGTGCTGCTGTTGCTGGGCCTGTTCTACCTCTTTCCGACGATGCTGGGCGCGCTGTCGCGGATGTACGTGCCGCAGCTGCTGGTCACCGGCAACGCCGACGCGGCGGTGCTGATGCTGCCCACGGCGCTGTTGCCCGGCGTGTCCGGGCAGATCCTCGCGGCGGTCGTGGCGGCGGGCGCGTTCGCGGCGTTCCTGTCCAGCTCCTCGGGGCTGCTGGTGAGCGTGTCCGGCGTGGTGTCGACGGACCTGCTTCCCGGGCGGGTCAAGGACTTCCGGGTCGGCACGGCGATCGTCGCGGTGTGCCCGCTGGCGCTGGTGTTCCTGCTGCGCACGGAGGACATCTCGCTGTCGATCGGGATGACGTTCGCGCTCGCCGCGTCGACGTTCAGCCCGCTGCTGCTGCTCGGCGTCTGGTGGCGCAAGCTCAGCTGGCCGGGCGCGCTCGCCGGGATGGTGGTCGGCGGCGGGCTGGTGCTGGCCGCGCTGGGCATCAACATCGCGAGCGAGTACACCGGCAACTGGGCGCCCTGGTACACGATCCAGCCGGCGCTGATCACCGTGCCGGCGGCGTTCCTGACAACGTACGTGGTGAGCCGGCTGACCCGGTACGGGCGGCCGGAGCTGGTCAACGACATCATGCTGCGGCTGCACGCGCCGGACCCGCTCGGCCTGATGCAGGACCGCGCCGTCGCCCGGTTCGGCCAGGCGGACGACAAGGCGAGGGCCGCGCGCGGGCGTCACCGCAAGTAG
- a CDS encoding TetR/AcrR family transcriptional regulator — MSTGLREQKKQETRQNISHVATRLFIDRGFDVVTIAEVAEAARVAKMTVTNHFARKEDLVFDIRAEFVVWPAELVRQRPSGTAFEAIRDGFFAALDERSALLGFADVAFVRMIRDSERLVSALAEMHLDRERELSAALLDRDPRGDILPRAAAAHLTSVLRLLFDDVWDLTFADAADLVARVRKSAKKAFDQLEPALGAV, encoded by the coding sequence ATGAGCACAGGACTCAGAGAGCAGAAGAAGCAAGAGACCAGGCAGAACATCTCGCACGTGGCGACGCGGCTGTTCATCGATCGCGGGTTCGACGTGGTGACGATCGCCGAGGTCGCGGAGGCGGCGCGCGTCGCCAAGATGACGGTGACCAACCACTTCGCGAGGAAGGAGGACCTGGTCTTCGACATCCGTGCGGAGTTCGTGGTGTGGCCGGCCGAGCTGGTGCGGCAGCGGCCGTCGGGGACGGCGTTCGAGGCGATTCGCGACGGGTTTTTCGCGGCGCTCGACGAGCGAAGCGCGCTGTTGGGCTTCGCGGACGTCGCATTCGTGCGGATGATCCGGGACAGCGAGCGGCTGGTGTCGGCGCTCGCGGAGATGCACCTCGACCGCGAACGGGAACTCTCCGCCGCCCTACTGGACCGCGATCCGCGCGGCGACATCCTGCCGCGCGCGGCGGCGGCGCACCTGACGTCGGTGCTGCGGCTGCTGTTCGACGACGTCTGGGACCTGACCTTTGCGGACGCCGCGGACCTCGTGGCGCGGGTGCGGAAGTCGGCGAAGAAGGCGTTCGACCAGCTGGAGCCCGCGCTGGGGGCGGTCTGA
- a CDS encoding MaoC/PaaZ C-terminal domain-containing protein, which yields MNVGTQLPPLKASPISRTTLALFAGASGDHNPIHLDLDVARSAGLEDVFAHGMLSMAYLGRLLTDWVPQERIRSFAVRFAAITPVHGEPVCTGVVTAVRDGEATVELTVRLADGTTTLTGEAVIATEGH from the coding sequence GTGAACGTCGGCACGCAGCTTCCACCGCTCAAAGCCTCGCCCATCTCCCGGACCACACTCGCGCTGTTCGCGGGCGCCTCCGGGGACCACAACCCGATCCACCTCGACCTCGACGTCGCGCGCTCCGCCGGCCTCGAAGACGTCTTCGCCCACGGCATGCTCTCCATGGCCTACCTCGGGCGGCTGCTCACGGACTGGGTGCCGCAGGAGCGGATCCGGTCGTTCGCCGTGCGGTTCGCCGCGATCACGCCGGTGCACGGCGAGCCCGTGTGCACCGGCGTCGTCACGGCGGTGCGCGACGGCGAGGCCACGGTCGAGCTGACCGTCCGGCTCGCGGACGGCACCACCACGTTGACCGGCGAAGCGGTCATCGCGACGGAAGGGCACTGA